The proteins below come from a single Zea mays cultivar B73 chromosome 8, Zm-B73-REFERENCE-NAM-5.0, whole genome shotgun sequence genomic window:
- the LOC103636118 gene encoding uncharacterized protein, whose protein sequence is MREMEHKRPVVRRQEPTVARTEDDVASGDEESDVEFEFPFVSQESGAGAGAAAADELFADGRIRASYPVFGRVLDEAAAPAPRAPLGRLFQLERARTSSVASRSSSSSSSSSTAADADAGVDGASPDSYCLWTPGSSPASSPSRPPRKSGSTGSVARWRRIGELVVGRSHSDGKERFLFLSAPPSPARDRDHSTDSKAKQPSRASKSAAAELDTVPAGRRMSYGGGGGAKASTGGRRTFLPYRQDLVGLFASAHGLSRSTLPF, encoded by the coding sequence ATGCGAGAAATGGAGCACAAGAGGCCGGTTGTCCGCCGCCAGGAGCCCACCGTCGCAAGGACGGAGGACGACGTGGCTTCCGGCGACGAGGAATCCGACGTCGAGTTCGAGTTCCCCTTCGTGAGCCAGGAgtccggcgcgggcgcgggcgccgcGGCGGCCGACGAGCTCTTCGCGGACGGCCGCATCCGCGCGTCCTACCCGGTGTTTGGCCGAGTCCTAGACGAGGCCGCGGCGCCGGCGCCGAGGGCGCCGCTGGGGCGGCTGTTCCAGCTGGAGCGGGCGCGGACCTCGTCCGTCGCGTCcaggtcgtcgtcctcgtcctcgtcttCGTCGACGGCGGCGGACGCGGACGCGGGCGTCGACGGCGCGTCGCCGGACAGCTACTGCCTCTGGACGCCCGGGTCGTCGCCGGCGTCCTCGCCCTCGCGGCCGCCGCGGAAGAGCGGGTCCACGGGCTCCGTCGCGCGGTGGCGCCGCATCGGCGAGCTCGTCGTCGGCCGCAGCCACAGCGACGGGAAGGAGAGGTTCCTCTTCCTCTCCGCGCCGCCGTCCCCGGCCAGGGACAGGGACCACTCCACGGACTCCAAGGCGAAGCAGCCTTCCAGAGCAAGTAAATCCGCAGCCGCCGAGCTCGACACGGTCCCCGCGGGGCGCCGGATGTcctacggcggcggcggcggcgccaagGCGTCCACCGGCGGCCGGCGCACGTTCCTGCCGTACCGGCAGGACCTCGTGGGGCTGTTCGCCAGCGCGCACGGGCTCAGCCGGAGCACCCTGCCGTTCTGA